AATGGAACTCCTCCCATTTTAGTGTCTAAGTCGAATTCGCAGGTACAGtacacatcacttatttataattttttactttaacAGTACCTAATAAACATTCGATGTTTCAACTCAGAATGTCCAAAGTATTTTACTAAATGAGTCCCTACCAATAACTCTATATCATTACATTTCAACAATACTCattcatttaaaattttttattaagtgCGGATGCGAAAAATGAAGAGAGAAGGTCCTTAATGTGACACCCTTCTGACACCACAATAGGGGTGCCTAAATAGAGGAAGGACCCCATTGTTGATGCTGTAATAGAAATGCTGGAACAAATGACGAGGGAAATGCTGCAAACTCCACATAAGTTGTATGTTGCAACTTTTATGCTGACAAACTTGGTCGTTTTACATGGAAGTGTCAGAAAATACAAACATATTACACTTGCATTTTAGCATCATTTCATTTTCGAATATTGATGATTAGATTGTTCAGGTCAGAAACAAAGGAAAATAAGGGAATGAAGATGCAAACTATAAGTAAATAGTAAAATCAAGAAACTAGATATATAGGAGTCAGGATTAAACAAATGATGTAGACTTAAAAAGACTAGGAATTCAATGTTTTTTCTGCAAGTtatgatgaaaataaattattctgTACTAGTTCAGCTTCATTATGTTTTTGAAGGTAGATCGTTATTGTGAATATGATTGTTACATTGTGCAGTTAAAAAGCAACGGAAATGAAGAAGCGAGTCAAACTGAATGTCGTGCTGGATTGCATCTACAACTTGTAGAGTCAGTTGCAACAGAAAACAACTATCATCAGCGTAGCAATTTTGAAGAGACCGAGTGTTCGGAAGAAAAACCTAATGGACAATTTATTGCTCTTGAAGATGGATCAGATGAAGACCCTTTTGCTGAACTTGAAAGCATCTTAATGGGAAGTTCAAATTCTTCACCAAAAGAAACTTGTTCTACAAGCAATGTTGCTTTAAGTAAAGCTTTGCATAAGCTTGAGTGCCTGTTGAATAAATCACTTAAGTCCATTCTCTGTGACGTAGAACTACAACAACAATTATATGCGTCTTTGGAATGCATCGGACAAGCTTCCCTGAAAAAGTTTCTCATAATGTTGTGAAGCTTGTTCAGAAGATGATACTCTATTAAAAACCTTTTCGAAGACTTTGTCATGACTCAAAAAGTGGTTGAGGATCACTTCAATGCTTTGCAACAAAGACAAAAGTTTATGCAGCTAGTAAGAGATGGTAATAAACAGATGGAATCATTGCAGAAAGAAAAGATTCAGTTTGGGGATAAAGCCAAGCATCTTGACGAAGAGGGTGAAAAGGTTGATGAAAAAATTCGAATTCTTGTTgagcaaaagaaaaatattgagtTGGAAAAAACTAAGTTGAAGGAGAGCATGGAAAGATGTGAAGGTGAAAAGAAGAAAGTGACAGATGAGGCTAAGAATATGATAACTGATACCAAAGAGCTGATGTCCATGATAAATAATTCTAAACCTTTATATGATATTGCCCTATCAAAGCAGCAGAAGTTGAAAGACAATTGGGAAGGTTTTGGAACAGCTTTTGCAAACAACTATGGAAGTAGCTGAGTGGGGATATGTTGGATGGACAAATTTGGATTTGTTGAAAATTAAGGTTTAGATGTTTGAAGCAGAGGGGGGAAGTTTTAAAGAAGTAATACTGCACAATCAGAAAGCAAAAGATTTCGACAAACATGATGCGTTGTTAAAGACGAGCATTCGACTGATAGTGTTGTTATTTGTTGAAGAGCAGCTGTTGTAAATAGTGTATCTATCATATACGTGTGGCAGAGATGTACCTAGGATAGCAATTATTCTTGTTGTAGTCTATAAATACTTGTCGATGAGCTTGTATATAGGGTGGCTTATTCTTAGAAATCCAAGTATTACTGAAACCGACGACGGTTCTCTGCGTTCTAAGTAGGTCTGCTTTCTTCCATTCATTTGTATGCATTTAAGGAATTGTCAATGAAATTTCAAGTTCTTTTATCGATTATGTTACTGTGTCATgcatttcgtaaaaaaaaatactagtatatatatgatgatgatcAATTTTTCTAATTGTAAACCTAGCTGACAGTTTCATTCAGCTAAACATGAAAAGGGACACAACTGGTACACAAAAGTTCAAATTTTCTATTGATGATGATCAATTTTTCTAATTGTAATTTCTGAAACTGAATGGCACATATACTTTCCAAACACAAATAGGGATAACACTTAACAAAGTTGcctcaaaatgaaaaaataattaacaaagtTGCATATAGTTACATTAAAACTAAGCATCCCCCAATTCATGAAAACAAGAACAAAATAAGTCTAAGTTCAATATACTATGAAGCATCTACCACTTAATCCTTGCTACCAACAAACATAAAATACAGATCCAAATATAACTGATACAACTCATTCAACTATCCATTTATACACAAGAAGCCGAGTGCCCGAGTCTGACCAAGATAATAGGCATATGTGCACTTCAGGAACCTGGTCCAAGCCACGAGAGGCCACAAATTTTgagatgaaaaaggaaaagtgCCAATTTCTTCAACACCGATGATGGCAAGAGCAAGGATTTTGACTTTGAGTACCAAGGCGCACAAATATATGCAATAAAATGTCTATCCGACTATCTGTAAATGTTTAATCACAAAATAAGCCTGCAATTGTGAGACACCATTAAAGGAGAAACACGACATTTCACCCTTATATGTAACCAGCCAACACCTCATCCGCCTTTATGGACATATTAATGTCAATGACAGCCTGATGCTCCAGTCACCTCAACATAAAATGAACCTATGCTTCTGCTGCAGTGCCTCCATTTCTTACAGAAAAGAACGACAAACCTATTCTTCCCCTCCACACTCGCTCGCACAACCCAAACGGTAATTCTGACCAATCAATCCTATTCTCATGAGATTGTCTTTTGTCGCGACAACTTTGTTCTGAAAAATTTTCCACACCAACAAAGACAGTTTTGAAGGGCGGCTTTTAGCTACACCCTTGACAGCATATGATCATTAGTTGATACACATTATGCCAAATTAATTACACATTATTCATCTATTGAATtgagaaaacaataaaaaagagGGCACCCATTATgttgtttaatttattaataaatctTGATCCattcaaaagtaaaaacaatacaagaaaaattaaaaatatgatgattGAACTAAAcaaagtacaaatttttttgataaaaagtcAGGTAAAACGCTTAAGTCATTCCAATAATTGGATATAAATTGGTACAAAATGTTTCTTTAAACGAGAAGAACACACAAACAAGAGACACACATATGTGTTCGATCATAAACTAACAACTAAACAATTattctaactaactaacaactaAACAATTATTCTACAGAGAGGACATGTCCTTTTCACGGTGATCCACTTTTCGATACAATCTCTGTGAAAAACATGCGAACAACTAATCTGAACAGCCGATGAATCGTTAGAGAGCTCGCAAAGACATATGGAACATGTTGCTTCTGAATCGTTATCTAATTTTGTTGTAACATTGATGGGATGAGGAGGAAAAGGTGTTGTATGCAGCAGCGCATTGTTGCGACCAACATAAGTATCAAAGACAATAACAAAATCATCTGCCATTGTTCCATTAAGAACGTTGAAGGAAGGAGGAGGAACATGTGGACGATGATTGACTCCTCCTATGTCccttgttgttgttgctgttggTGGTGAAGAGAGCCtcctgttgttgttgttgttgcgaCGACGACTACCCGCGGCACCGACAAaggaatcaacaacaaaaatactGTCAAGCATGGAGCCAGGTAGCATGAAACCAGCAGAAGCATTCAAACCCCTAACACGATTCATGTTGATTTCACTCACAGAATCAACGAATTAATGAATGAAGCAAAAGAGAGCGATGATCGAGGGAATACAGAGAGAGCGATTGATCGAGGGAACAGAGAGAGAGCTAGCGATGATCGATCGATTgcaaaagagagaaagaagacTCACTCACTTTGCAATGCAATGAATGAAGaaataaagagagagagagcgTTCTTGATTTAGTAATCCTTTGTGTTGTGTGAGATtgtatttatagattttttttttattaccgtTACAGTAATAAACGTGAAGATCACGCAACCTGGCTGTCAATTAACCAGCTAAGTAATTAACTAGGTCATCAATTAATAGCTGTCCGgtgtattaaaaataaataaataaataaattcaaattatacagtgtaatcttttttttaattaggtgatctattttttaagattaaattttGTTCATCCTtatataattaatgaatttttatcCTATAAAAGAATCACATATTTTCAtccaacaattttattttttaatctctattagacaaaattttaaattttcttaggATAATATAATCTTATCTCGTTTAGTGCACATGATAGgataattgtatcatatcctgact
This genomic interval from Trifolium pratense cultivar HEN17-A07 linkage group LG6, ARS_RC_1.1, whole genome shotgun sequence contains the following:
- the LOC123888171 gene encoding E3 ubiquitin-protein ligase RZF1-like, whose amino-acid sequence is MNRVRGLNASAGFMLPGSMLDSIFVVDSFVGAAGSRRRNNNNNRRLSSPPTATTTRDIGGVNHRPHVPPPSFNVLNGTMADDFVIVFDTYVGRNNALLHTTPFPPHPINVTTKLDNDSEATCSICLCELSNDSSAVQISCSHVFHRDCIEKWITVKRTCPLCRIIV